DNA from Vibrio alfacsensis:
TGATATACCTCCTGTGGCAGCGCCTGATGCTGAAGGTTTACGTTTGGTACTTACCCACCGTGAGGCAGGTAAACTCGGCGTGGGCGATCCTGTCATCTATAAAGGGTTTACTGTTGGTCGAGTTGAAAAAACCAGTTTTGATGTCGACTCACGTAGAGCTTTATATCAACTGTTTATCTTTAAGCCATACGATAGCCTAGTGCGCACGAAAACGCACTTCTGGCTAACTTCCGGCATTGATTTACAGCTCAATGCAGAGGGTTTTGAAGTTAAGTTTGGTTCATTAGAAAGCTTGATCACTGGCGGTGTCACTTTTGACACCATTCCTGGTGCAGGTACGGGCAGTGAAGTCACCGAAAACATGACACAGTTCCGCCTATTCGACGATGTCAAACAAGTTCGAGAGGGTATGTACGACGACTACATTCAGTTCGTCATGATGTTTGAAGAATCCGTACGCGGGCTAAAACGCAAAGCTCCAGTTGAGTATCGAGGCCTTCGTATTGGCACCGTCATGAAAGTGCCGATGCGCATGCCAACGCCAGAAGAAGATTTCTCCGCGAAGAAGATCCCTGTACTGGTTCGCATCGAACTGGGTCGTGTGTATGAGGATTTACCATCAACCAAACTGCCAATGTTTAAAGAGCAGCTCAAAAGCGAATTTGCAAAAGGGCTACGAGGTACACTCAAAACCGGTAACTTACTGACAGGGGCGTTGTATATTGATACGGATTTCTATCCTGAAGAAAAACCTTATGTGCCTAGCCAGTTTGAAGGACTAGATGTATTCCCAACCAAACAAGGTGGGTTTGCTCAAGTTCAGCGACAAGTCAATGAGTTCCTAACCAAGATCAACCGTTTACCGATGGAAGAGACGTTAGATTCCTTAAATGCGACATTGAAAACATCTGAGCGCACGCTAGCGTCTGCAGAGCGTGTTGCGAGTAGCGTTGATAAACTTCTGAATCAAAGCGACACACAACAAATTCCGGCAGATATTCGCCAAAGCCTACAGCAACTGCAAAAAACACTGGATGGCTACGGTCCAAACTCAACCATGTACAGTGAAATGGAATCAACACTGCAAGAGCTTGAACAAGTGATGAGTGAGTTCAAACCTGTATTAAAACAGCTCAATGAGAAACCAAACTCATTGGTATTTGGTGAAGATGACATCAATGATCCAATCCCAGTTAGAGGGCAAAAATAATGAAACGTGGACTTTTATTGATTTCTGCTCTTTTAGCAGGCTGTAGCAGCGCACCGGAAAACTCGAACGCGCTATATGTATTACCAGAAGCAAGCTCCATAACAATAAACGATTCAGTGATCGCTCAACGCCCTCAGTTGGTCGTGCGTCCAGTAGTGCTTGCAAGTTACCTCGCCGATAGTGGTATTGTTTATCGTACTTCAGAAACCCAAATCATTCAGGCAAAACACAATCAGTGGGCGCACAGTATTTCTGAACAAATCACTCAACGTGTGATCAATGAATTACGTGGCAAACAAAGCCAATATTGGCCTGTTGAAGTGAATAACCTTCTTGATCAAACTAGCGATAATAAACTGCAACTGACACTTAGCAAGTTTAATGGCAGTTATGATGGTAACGCGGAAATTGAAGGGGAATGGCTACTCATTGATGCCAATGGCAAAGCCAAGAGTAGCGCTCCTATCAAGATTAATATGCCATTGCAGGATGAAGGTTATGATGCTTTAGTGGATGCCCTTTCTATCGGGTTAAACAACCTAACCGATCAAATCGCAACACAACTCTAATTATTTTCGCCCACTCACCGAAGCTCTTTCTAGTTAAAATATATAAGAGTTGAGTGGGCGATGTTTTTGTTCTTTCCACCAACCAATCACCTATCACTCAACCTATTGTCCCTCTGTGTTTTGGAATTCCTTGCGCCTATGCTCTACGCTAATTATGCGCAATCAATTTAGTATTTTCATTCACACGGACGTTGATATGACTAAAATAGATCTCCCCTCCATTGCTCTTATCTCCTCACTTACCGCAATTCCCTGTGCTTTGTCTGCAGAGACAACATCACCACAAAGCCCTTGGCAACACAGTGTGGAAATCTATATGTTGGCACTCAATATAAACGGTGATGCGACCATGGGTAATTTTTCATCCAGTTTGGATGTTGATCCTAAGTTCATCATGGACCATATCGATATTGGAGCGATGGCTCGCTTAGAGGGCGTATATCAAAACAAGTGGGGCTACTACATCGACTATAGCTTTATGGATTTGAGCGGTGATGTGAACAACTTGTCTGGTCTATTACCTAACGTAACCTACCGTGCAGATTTGGAAGTACGACAAGGCGTGCTTGAAGCAAAAGCGTTTCAACGTGAAGTGTATTCGTTCGGAATGATCGACTACATGTTTGGTTTACGTTGGTGGGACAATGACATCAAAGGCAAAGTGTATCGTAATGACTATCGTATTCTCGTCGATAGGTTAAACATTAAAGACGACTGGGTCGATTTTTTGATGGGCGTAAGATGGCTTAATGACCTCACGAATAATTGGCGCTTTCATGCGAGTCTCGATGCAGGCTTAGGTGCAGACACCCATTTTACTTACGCGACACAGATTGGACTCCGCTACCGAATGAATGATTGGGCCGATATAAATCTTGCGTACAAATCGACTTGGGTCG
Protein-coding regions in this window:
- a CDS encoding PqiC family protein, producing MKRGLLLISALLAGCSSAPENSNALYVLPEASSITINDSVIAQRPQLVVRPVVLASYLADSGIVYRTSETQIIQAKHNQWAHSISEQITQRVINELRGKQSQYWPVEVNNLLDQTSDNKLQLTLSKFNGSYDGNAEIEGEWLLIDANGKAKSSAPIKINMPLQDEGYDALVDALSIGLNNLTDQIATQL
- the pqiB gene encoding intermembrane transport protein PqiB; protein product: MSDDNQTTAQIKPKKQVSAIWIVPILALAMGAWMLFQYVTSTGPQITLKLPTAEGIEVGKTEIKALNVKVGVITDVKLSKDYDHIIATAQMNKDAKRMLSEDSMFWVVKPRIGRDGVSGLETLLSGAYIQLQPGNSKIVKEHFNVLDIPPVAAPDAEGLRLVLTHREAGKLGVGDPVIYKGFTVGRVEKTSFDVDSRRALYQLFIFKPYDSLVRTKTHFWLTSGIDLQLNAEGFEVKFGSLESLITGGVTFDTIPGAGTGSEVTENMTQFRLFDDVKQVREGMYDDYIQFVMMFEESVRGLKRKAPVEYRGLRIGTVMKVPMRMPTPEEDFSAKKIPVLVRIELGRVYEDLPSTKLPMFKEQLKSEFAKGLRGTLKTGNLLTGALYIDTDFYPEEKPYVPSQFEGLDVFPTKQGGFAQVQRQVNEFLTKINRLPMEETLDSLNATLKTSERTLASAERVASSVDKLLNQSDTQQIPADIRQSLQQLQKTLDGYGPNSTMYSEMESTLQELEQVMSEFKPVLKQLNEKPNSLVFGEDDINDPIPVRGQK